A single Bacillus sp. OxB-1 DNA region contains:
- a CDS encoding TRAP transporter substrate-binding protein — MKKRNAFVSTALVLLLMMLSACSTEDNTGSAKSNGTTTSIGEEKILKIGSVNNDHHTLFKGYQKFQEIVEKETDGRIKVDIYPNGQLGDDRTMIEGLQFGTLEATGVSTSMLANWAPPMLVYDLPFAFPDTETAYKVLDGPFGEKVGKLLEKENLILLSYMENGFRHLTNNKKEIRTIEDLKGMKIRTMQTPIHLETWKQMGASPTPMAYTELFTALQQGVIDGQENPYGNMAMDKFYEVQKYLTETNHVYNPMGLVVSKSFFEALSEEDQNILKKAGVEAALYQRKLNQEETEGYKQILVENGVQITELSSEELGEFTKATEEVYEKYAVEIGKEYIDEFLGELDK; from the coding sequence ATGAAAAAGAGGAATGCTTTTGTTTCTACTGCTCTAGTTTTATTGTTAATGATGTTGTCGGCTTGTTCAACTGAAGATAATACCGGATCAGCTAAGTCTAACGGGACAACTACTTCTATTGGTGAAGAAAAAATTCTGAAAATAGGTTCAGTTAATAATGATCACCATACATTGTTCAAAGGGTATCAGAAATTCCAGGAAATAGTTGAAAAAGAAACAGATGGAAGAATAAAAGTTGATATTTATCCTAATGGACAATTAGGTGATGACCGTACAATGATTGAAGGCCTCCAGTTTGGAACATTGGAAGCAACGGGAGTTTCAACATCAATGCTAGCAAATTGGGCGCCCCCTATGCTTGTTTATGACTTACCATTCGCATTTCCTGATACTGAAACCGCTTATAAAGTATTAGACGGTCCATTCGGTGAAAAGGTTGGGAAACTTCTGGAAAAGGAAAATCTTATACTTCTTTCTTACATGGAAAATGGATTCCGGCATTTAACGAATAATAAGAAAGAAATAAGAACTATAGAAGATTTAAAGGGAATGAAAATTCGTACAATGCAAACACCTATACATCTTGAGACGTGGAAACAAATGGGGGCGTCACCTACTCCGATGGCTTATACAGAATTATTTACGGCTTTGCAACAAGGAGTCATTGATGGTCAGGAAAACCCCTATGGAAATATGGCTATGGATAAATTTTATGAAGTTCAAAAGTATTTAACAGAAACTAACCATGTTTATAATCCCATGGGGCTTGTTGTTTCGAAAAGCTTCTTTGAGGCACTAAGTGAAGAAGATCAGAATATCTTGAAAAAAGCTGGCGTAGAAGCTGCTTTGTATCAACGGAAATTAAATCAAGAAGAAACTGAAGGATATAAGCAAATTCTTGTCGAGAATGGCGTCCAAATAACAGAATTATCTTCGGAAGAACTTGGAGAATTTACAAAAGCAACTGAAGAGGTATATGAAAAATATGCTGTAGAAATTGGTAAAGAATATATTGATGAATTTTTAGGAGAGTTGGACAAGTAA
- a CDS encoding TRAP transporter small permease, whose protein sequence is MMKIIKKFDDHFEEYVCIGLFVLMTVLISVQIFSRFIFNIPLDWSEELARFVFVWLVYISISLAAKHNRHLKMEVGQKILSKVLGNKIYYLADLCWLCFSVYMIFNASQMVIQLMGSIQVSAVTRINMGLIYTIIPIGFTLTSIRIIQNMRKRALGYEIDNENIESVIIEDQLKNNSNTGTKNNGSIILPKGEI, encoded by the coding sequence ATGATGAAGATTATTAAGAAGTTCGATGACCATTTTGAGGAATACGTCTGTATAGGATTGTTTGTTCTGATGACTGTGCTAATAAGCGTTCAGATTTTTTCTCGTTTTATTTTTAATATTCCACTTGATTGGTCGGAAGAGTTGGCAAGATTTGTTTTTGTTTGGTTGGTTTATATCTCCATATCATTGGCCGCCAAACACAATCGCCATTTAAAAATGGAAGTAGGCCAAAAAATTCTATCTAAGGTTTTAGGAAATAAAATTTACTACCTCGCTGATTTGTGCTGGCTCTGCTTTAGCGTTTATATGATTTTTAATGCCTCTCAAATGGTCATACAGTTAATGGGATCGATTCAAGTTTCTGCAGTTACACGAATAAATATGGGCTTGATTTATACAATAATCCCCATCGGCTTCACTCTAACCTCGATTCGTATCATTCAGAACATGCGAAAACGCGCTCTTGGATATGAAATTGACAACGAAAATATTGAAAGCGTTATCATAGAAGATCAATTAAAAAACAATAGCAATACAGGAACCAAAAACAACGGAAGTATTATTCTACCAAAGGGGGAAATTTAA
- a CDS encoding TRAP transporter large permease — translation MTASIALGSVLLLGLLIGIPIAIAIGIAVTVALIISDIPALFLTQSAFTALDSFPLMAIPFFILAGSLMETGGLSNRLITFANSFMKPFTGGFALVTMVACFFFAALSGSSPATVAAIGTIMFPAMVKKGYDPGFSAAVSASGGGLGILIPPSIPLIMYGILASVSISDMFLAGFGPGSVAALLLMLTVLVISKRKGYKGSGKKIDTKEVLGALWGAKWALFTPIIILGGIYGGIFTPTESAVVAVIYALIIGLFVHKELTFKRIKQSLISSSLMTGAILIILSTAAAFSKLISIYQIPNMLGQHILGISNNPLVILFLISVLVLIVGTFMETISILIILTPLFLPIVTQLGIDPIHFGIILVLGAEIGLLTPPVGLNLFVASGISNLSIERISLAVVPFILAMLVALILVVLIPQISTFLPALLK, via the coding sequence ATGACAGCTAGTATCGCACTAGGTTCCGTACTGCTATTAGGTTTATTAATTGGCATACCAATTGCTATTGCGATTGGTATTGCCGTAACAGTTGCACTGATTATCTCTGACATTCCCGCGTTATTTCTAACGCAAAGTGCTTTTACAGCGCTTGATTCTTTCCCTCTTATGGCTATCCCATTTTTCATTTTAGCTGGTTCTTTAATGGAGACCGGGGGGCTCTCTAATCGGTTGATAACTTTCGCAAACTCTTTTATGAAGCCTTTTACAGGCGGCTTCGCACTTGTGACAATGGTTGCTTGCTTTTTCTTTGCTGCCCTTTCCGGTTCTTCTCCAGCTACCGTAGCGGCTATAGGAACCATCATGTTCCCCGCAATGGTTAAAAAGGGGTATGATCCTGGATTTTCTGCCGCTGTATCTGCTTCTGGTGGCGGGCTTGGCATCTTAATTCCTCCTTCCATCCCATTAATCATGTATGGAATCTTAGCAAGTGTTTCAATTAGCGATATGTTTTTGGCAGGATTTGGCCCTGGCTCGGTCGCTGCTCTACTATTAATGTTAACTGTGCTAGTTATATCAAAAAGAAAAGGCTATAAAGGTAGCGGAAAAAAGATTGATACCAAAGAAGTCCTTGGTGCGCTATGGGGGGCAAAATGGGCTTTATTTACCCCTATCATTATTCTTGGTGGAATTTACGGAGGGATTTTCACCCCGACAGAATCAGCTGTGGTTGCAGTAATATACGCCTTGATTATCGGGCTATTTGTCCATAAGGAGTTAACTTTCAAAAGAATAAAGCAATCGTTAATTTCATCATCTTTAATGACAGGTGCTATATTGATCATCCTGAGTACTGCAGCAGCTTTTTCAAAATTAATTTCGATTTACCAAATTCCAAATATGCTTGGACAGCATATTCTTGGTATTTCAAATAACCCTTTGGTTATTTTATTTCTCATTTCGGTTTTAGTTTTGATTGTCGGCACTTTTATGGAAACAATTTCTATACTAATTATTTTAACTCCCCTGTTTCTGCCTATCGTTACTCAATTGGGAATTGATCCAATTCACTTTGGCATTATCTTAGTGTTAGGCGCCGAAATCGGTTTATTAACTCCACCAGTTGGTTTAAATCTTTTTGTAGCTTCAGGTATTTCAAATTTATCTATCGAGCGGATATCGCTTGCGGTAGTCCCGTTTATTTTAGCAATGCTTGTAGCTTTGATTCTCGTAGTCTTAATCCCGCAAATATCAACATTTCTTCCAGCATTGCTAAAATAA
- a CDS encoding glycerate kinase produces MKIVIAPDSYKGCLTAIEVSQIMKDAIYSEIPTVDIVLNPMADGGEGTLESLIIATQGIYEIINVTGPLGNVIQSRYGILGINDTAIIEVASICGLPMVPMNSRNPMNTTTFGIGEAIKHALNQGLKRIILGIGGSATNDGGLGMLQALGAVFMDNLGRPVQPTGKGLQDIKTVNFDTIDHRLKECELIVACDVNNPLCGPNGASYIFGSQKGATPHQIRKLDSWLKHYAALIEEELGVEFQNVPGSGAAGGLGFALLTIGARLESGAEIVSSATDLTKKLADANWVFTGEGQSDDQTLYGKVPAYVARVAKEHGCRTILISGSLGKGFEKLDGLFTSCHSTVLSPMSMEIAMEQARNSLFETTRNIAKLLKILPENL; encoded by the coding sequence ATGAAAATTGTTATTGCTCCTGATTCTTATAAAGGCTGTTTAACTGCAATTGAAGTAAGCCAAATTATGAAAGATGCTATTTACAGCGAAATTCCTACGGTTGATATTGTATTAAACCCGATGGCAGACGGCGGCGAAGGGACACTCGAGTCTTTAATAATAGCGACACAAGGCATATATGAAATTATTAATGTGACTGGACCCTTGGGAAATGTTATACAAAGCCGATACGGCATTTTAGGAATTAATGATACTGCAATTATTGAAGTAGCTAGCATTTGTGGATTGCCCATGGTGCCGATGAACAGCAGAAACCCTATGAATACAACAACATTTGGTATAGGTGAAGCCATAAAGCACGCTCTAAACCAAGGTTTAAAAAGAATTATATTAGGTATTGGTGGGAGCGCTACAAATGATGGAGGTTTGGGTATGCTGCAAGCCCTAGGCGCTGTGTTTATGGACAACTTAGGAAGACCCGTTCAACCGACAGGTAAAGGTTTACAGGACATTAAAACTGTAAATTTTGATACAATTGACCATCGCTTAAAAGAGTGCGAACTTATTGTAGCATGCGATGTGAATAATCCACTATGCGGTCCAAACGGTGCATCGTATATTTTTGGTTCCCAGAAGGGTGCAACCCCTCACCAGATTAGAAAATTGGATTCTTGGTTAAAACACTATGCAGCTTTAATAGAAGAAGAACTTGGTGTAGAGTTCCAAAACGTTCCCGGTTCTGGCGCTGCTGGTGGATTAGGCTTCGCCCTTCTAACTATAGGAGCTCGACTGGAATCCGGGGCAGAAATTGTTTCATCAGCAACTGATTTAACAAAGAAATTAGCAGATGCAAATTGGGTATTTACCGGGGAAGGCCAAAGTGATGATCAAACTCTATATGGAAAAGTTCCAGCATATGTAGCAAGAGTAGCTAAGGAGCATGGTTGCCGAACAATCCTTATTTCAGGGAGTTTAGGAAAAGGTTTTGAAAAATTGGACGGGTTATTTACCAGCTGTCACTCTACTGTCCTTTCCCCTATGAGTATGGAAATAGCTATGGAACAAGCCCGCAATAGCTTATTTGAGACAACGCGCAACATCGCTAAGTTATTAAAGATCTTACCCGAAAACTTATAA
- a CDS encoding GntR family transcriptional regulator: MKSIKTYSLSEQVFDFLKDSIIRGELKPGDRILELEVAKTYNVSQAPVREALSRLKQEGFVVHYPHKGTFVSNLSKKNIDEIYSFRKAIEPLAIERAIKNIKDEDIKKLRNLYQQMLKAGEKNDFEGLNEIDIKFHNYIYKIADHKLLYEVWESVSSISNRIWYLTSQVYFDKLDEVAQSHLPILEALEERDVDKCIQAFKKHIQHVWDKIKHEDNFN, encoded by the coding sequence ATGAAATCCATAAAAACCTATTCACTTTCAGAGCAAGTGTTCGACTTTCTGAAGGATTCCATTATTAGAGGTGAACTAAAGCCAGGAGATCGGATTTTAGAATTAGAAGTTGCTAAAACCTATAATGTAAGCCAAGCTCCAGTCCGTGAAGCACTATCACGTTTAAAGCAAGAAGGTTTTGTTGTACATTATCCTCACAAGGGAACTTTTGTCTCAAACCTCTCTAAAAAAAATATTGATGAAATTTATAGTTTCCGTAAAGCTATAGAACCTTTAGCTATAGAAAGGGCAATAAAAAATATTAAAGATGAAGATATAAAAAAATTGCGAAATCTTTACCAGCAAATGCTAAAAGCAGGAGAAAAAAATGACTTTGAAGGATTAAATGAAATAGACATCAAGTTTCATAATTATATTTATAAGATTGCAGATCATAAACTTTTGTATGAGGTTTGGGAAAGCGTAAGCTCTATTTCTAATAGGATTTGGTATTTAACCAGCCAAGTTTATTTTGATAAATTAGATGAGGTAGCACAATCACACCTACCTATTCTTGAGGCTTTGGAGGAGCGAGATGTAGATAAATGCATCCAAGCTTTCAAAAAACATATTCAACATGTGTGGGATAAAATCAAACATGAAGACAATTTCAATTAG
- a CDS encoding IS1182 family transposase has product MMTKNQMNQREQLEMLTIEQLVPQDHLVRKLDAAIDFAFIYPLVEDLYSTIGRPSIDPVVLIKMTFIQYTFGIRSMRQTIKEIETNMAYRWFLGFGFHTGVPHFSTFGKNYIRRFTDTDLFEQIFYRVLKEVADHGLLSPDHVFIDSTHVKASANKRKFQKKVVRKETRAYEKKLQEELNMDREENGKKPFPPEKFEKEEHKEIKESTTDPESGYYVKDERTKQFAYSFHAATDEKGFVLANIVTPGNVHDSHMLEPLVQKIIDKVKRPIAVAADAAYKTPAIANFLIEHQILPALPYKRPMTKEGYFRKHEYVYDEHYDCYLCPEGQVLPYRTTTREGYRQYASAPSICASCPVISQCTQSKNQQKIIQRHIWQDYLDVAEDLRHHHEIKEIYGRRKETIERVFADAKEKHGMRWTTLRGLKKLSMQAMLTFAALNFKKLASWTWKAPTTAK; this is encoded by the coding sequence ATGATGACGAAGAATCAAATGAACCAACGAGAACAGTTGGAAATGCTGACTATTGAACAGTTGGTGCCCCAGGATCATTTGGTACGTAAACTGGATGCAGCCATTGACTTCGCGTTCATCTATCCATTGGTGGAAGACCTGTACTCGACAATCGGGAGACCCAGTATCGACCCGGTGGTACTGATCAAAATGACATTCATCCAATATACCTTCGGCATACGATCCATGCGCCAAACGATCAAAGAAATTGAAACGAATATGGCATACCGCTGGTTTCTCGGCTTTGGCTTTCATACAGGGGTGCCCCATTTTTCCACATTCGGGAAGAACTACATTCGCCGTTTTACAGATACGGATCTATTTGAACAGATCTTCTATCGGGTGCTGAAGGAGGTCGCAGATCATGGGCTTCTTAGCCCGGATCATGTCTTTATCGACTCCACCCATGTGAAAGCGAGTGCGAACAAGCGCAAGTTTCAAAAGAAAGTGGTTCGGAAAGAGACCCGGGCATATGAGAAGAAGCTCCAGGAGGAGCTCAACATGGACCGAGAAGAGAATGGGAAGAAACCGTTCCCTCCGGAGAAGTTCGAAAAGGAAGAACATAAAGAGATCAAGGAGTCAACGACAGACCCGGAGAGTGGCTACTATGTAAAGGACGAACGGACCAAGCAGTTCGCCTATTCCTTCCATGCAGCTACGGATGAAAAGGGATTTGTTCTCGCAAACATCGTCACTCCAGGTAATGTCCATGACAGCCATATGCTTGAGCCGCTGGTACAGAAGATCATCGACAAAGTGAAGCGGCCAATTGCCGTTGCCGCCGATGCAGCCTACAAGACGCCCGCGATTGCGAACTTCCTAATTGAACATCAGATCCTTCCTGCACTTCCTTACAAACGGCCGATGACCAAGGAGGGTTACTTCCGAAAACACGAGTATGTCTATGACGAGCACTATGACTGCTATCTCTGTCCGGAAGGACAAGTCTTACCCTATAGGACGACCACAAGGGAGGGATACCGTCAGTATGCCTCGGCACCATCCATTTGTGCATCGTGCCCGGTGATCAGTCAATGCACTCAAAGTAAGAATCAGCAGAAGATCATTCAACGTCATATCTGGCAGGATTACCTGGATGTAGCGGAGGATTTGAGACATCATCATGAGATCAAAGAGATATACGGGAGGCGTAAAGAGACGATTGAACGTGTCTTTGCCGACGCCAAAGAAAAGCATGGCATGCGATGGACAACCCTACGAGGGCTAAAAAAATTGTCCATGCAGGCGATGCTTACGTTTGCTGCTTTGAATTTTAAGAAGTTGGCCAGCTGGACGTGGAAAGCGCCAACCACGGCGAAATAG
- a CDS encoding S-layer homology domain-containing protein: MKKSIILAFSLFSFLLTMSDVQAASWQEGDVITGTFMPKVVDTYTITIEEDARVTFTLKDNEDEHEYSFLTDYNVMLFDSMEQKIASISTYRADDDQEKTVLPVNLKKGIYQVKVAGTGVDSQGNYAVSFKTGPIEGNDLEPNNEKTTATPYNIGETYQGDLNGSVFSNDNDLYKIEVPTFGKMKVQLQKTEGTSVGNAHFDMTIIDEKDVNRFSLTSFYGNLNDIEVLLQPGTYYFNIRLGNTKQAIAKYTFTTYFVPLNEQDWESGRNTSIARADVLENNKTYNGFWYSSPYAHSQTHDYYKYTLAKDAKVTFIADSPGTLGELTFLDENGVQLPYLGYVNSDTSKIITTKELEAGTYYLIYYSRHGGRKGYEGYNIKLRIESFSDVPATHLYYEPIEALAQLGINKGYMDGTFHPHEAIQRKHVFALLNRVEGLSLSKIRAMKTFKDVTVKHPNYPEMKAFYEAGIIDGNGSYLNPGSNLTRAQLAKILVNTFDLKMNGEGMLFSDVNPANSFYEYIQILASNGITIGSNGKFMPNDPVTRQHFSVFLLRTLELNS; this comes from the coding sequence GTGAAGAAGTCTATAATTTTAGCATTCAGTTTGTTTTCTTTTCTGCTGACGATGTCAGATGTCCAAGCTGCCAGTTGGCAAGAAGGTGACGTGATCACAGGTACTTTTATGCCAAAAGTGGTCGATACATACACCATTACAATTGAAGAAGATGCACGAGTGACATTTACATTAAAAGATAATGAAGATGAACACGAGTATAGTTTTCTTACAGATTATAACGTGATGTTGTTTGACAGCATGGAGCAGAAAATTGCATCTATATCAACCTATCGTGCCGACGACGATCAAGAAAAAACGGTACTGCCCGTTAATTTAAAAAAAGGTATATATCAAGTCAAGGTTGCTGGCACAGGGGTGGATTCTCAAGGTAATTATGCCGTGAGCTTTAAAACCGGTCCAATTGAAGGAAATGATTTGGAGCCAAACAACGAAAAAACAACGGCAACCCCCTATAATATCGGTGAAACCTACCAAGGCGACTTGAACGGTTCTGTTTTTTCAAATGATAATGACCTCTACAAAATAGAAGTCCCGACATTTGGGAAAATGAAGGTTCAGCTGCAAAAGACAGAAGGCACATCGGTCGGGAATGCCCATTTTGATATGACTATTATCGATGAGAAGGATGTAAACAGATTCTCCTTAACAAGTTTTTACGGCAATTTGAATGATATCGAAGTCTTACTCCAACCAGGCACGTACTATTTTAATATTCGTTTAGGAAACACAAAACAAGCCATTGCTAAATACACGTTTACAACTTATTTTGTACCGTTAAACGAACAGGATTGGGAAAGTGGGCGCAATACGAGTATAGCAAGAGCCGATGTGCTCGAAAATAACAAAACATATAATGGCTTTTGGTACAGTTCACCTTATGCCCATTCGCAGACGCACGATTATTACAAGTACACATTGGCGAAGGATGCAAAAGTGACGTTTATTGCCGATTCACCTGGAACTTTAGGGGAACTCACTTTTTTAGATGAAAACGGTGTACAGTTGCCATATCTCGGTTACGTAAACAGTGACACGAGTAAAATCATTACGACAAAAGAGTTGGAAGCCGGGACGTATTATTTGATTTATTACTCACGCCACGGAGGAAGAAAAGGCTATGAAGGGTATAATATCAAGTTGCGTATCGAAAGCTTTTCTGACGTTCCCGCGACACATTTGTATTACGAACCAATTGAAGCACTTGCACAATTAGGTATCAATAAAGGGTATATGGATGGCACGTTCCATCCGCATGAAGCGATTCAACGAAAGCATGTCTTTGCTTTACTAAACCGTGTTGAGGGATTATCATTGTCAAAAATACGTGCAATGAAAACTTTCAAGGATGTAACTGTCAAGCACCCAAATTACCCGGAAATGAAAGCTTTTTATGAAGCCGGTATCATCGACGGAAACGGTTCGTACCTAAATCCCGGGTCAAACTTGACGCGCGCACAACTAGCAAAAATTTTAGTGAATACGTTTGATTTAAAAATGAATGGCGAAGGGATGCTTTTCAGTGATGTGAATCCAGCAAATAGCTTTTATGAATATATTCAAATTCTAGCAAGCAATGGGATCACCATAGGGTCAAACGGAAAATTCATGCCAAACGATCCAGTCACAAGACAGCATTTCTCGGTGTTCTTATTACGAACATTGGAATTAAATTCTTAA
- a CDS encoding SDR family NAD(P)-dependent oxidoreductase, translated as MDLGLKDKVALITGGSKGIGFETALTLAGEGAKVAICGRNEEALLEASQKIYEKTGARPLPIVGDVTVEEDCKRIVNETASHFGGLDILVNNAGTSSANPFEEVDASLWQYDLDLKLFGAIHCAKAAIPFMREKGGGAVLNVTAAIAKTPSASSLPTTVSRAAGMALTKAMSKDLGPDNIRVNTVCIGLIRSDQIEKLWKKTAPDLTFEEYSHDERHQIPLGRIGETEEAAKAIAFLVSDAASYISGTSLNIDGGKAGVL; from the coding sequence ATGGATTTAGGATTGAAGGATAAAGTCGCGCTTATTACAGGGGGAAGTAAAGGGATCGGTTTTGAAACGGCCCTTACTTTAGCCGGAGAAGGTGCGAAAGTGGCGATCTGTGGAAGAAATGAAGAAGCACTACTGGAAGCTTCCCAAAAAATCTATGAAAAAACAGGAGCCCGGCCGCTGCCTATAGTGGGGGATGTTACGGTGGAAGAAGATTGCAAGCGCATCGTCAATGAGACGGCAAGTCATTTTGGCGGGTTGGATATTTTGGTGAATAACGCCGGGACGAGTTCGGCGAACCCATTTGAAGAGGTGGACGCTTCTCTTTGGCAATATGATCTCGACTTGAAATTATTCGGGGCTATTCATTGTGCCAAAGCCGCAATCCCATTCATGCGCGAAAAGGGAGGCGGCGCCGTTTTGAATGTAACTGCAGCCATCGCCAAAACGCCATCCGCCTCTTCATTGCCAACTACCGTCAGCAGAGCTGCGGGGATGGCATTGACGAAGGCGATGAGTAAAGATTTGGGGCCGGACAATATCCGCGTCAATACGGTTTGCATCGGACTGATTAGAAGTGATCAAATCGAGAAGCTGTGGAAAAAGACTGCGCCGGATCTGACTTTCGAGGAATACAGCCATGATGAGAGACACCAAATTCCGCTAGGCCGGATCGGGGAGACGGAAGAGGCGGCCAAAGCGATTGCATTTCTCGTCTCCGACGCTGCTTCCTACATCTCAGGAACATCTCTTAATATTGACGGAGGAAAGGCCGGAGTTTTATAA
- a CDS encoding IS4 family transposase has translation MDKNTRKTSFGKWLNAIDFEKFNEIVTIHGQDRYTKKLTTQAYTLLMLYAQLMESDSLHALEAALTNRDFQRAIGVDSISVSQLSRKNNRLDPTVLSNLFMQLVSQIAVQKLSPKKGLLLKIIDSTTIPLNVNHFKWAEFRETKAGVKLHIRLVFDENGTHYPDKEVITNAKEHDRNQLEVLVDDKEAMYVFDRGYVDYERFDRFTDDGLFFVCRLKKNAVLHPIHTFSLPEGSDALSDTMAFVGANPNCTENVFRILVIPDGKGGELRLITNRFDISAEEISEIYRSRWAIELFFKWLKQHVKIKHFYGQSEYAVKNQIYLALIAYCLNVLIQSETNSRKSILAISRILAANLWESSRYWLRRIRSGSIP, from the coding sequence ATGGACAAGAATACACGAAAAACTTCATTTGGTAAATGGCTGAATGCCATTGATTTTGAGAAATTCAACGAAATTGTGACCATACATGGGCAAGACCGGTATACAAAGAAGTTAACGACGCAAGCTTACACACTTCTCATGCTGTATGCTCAATTAATGGAGTCAGACAGCCTGCACGCACTGGAAGCAGCGCTGACAAACCGGGATTTCCAACGGGCGATCGGCGTGGATTCCATCAGTGTGTCGCAGCTTTCCAGAAAGAATAATCGGTTGGATCCAACGGTTCTGTCGAATCTTTTCATGCAACTGGTTAGTCAGATCGCTGTACAAAAACTTTCGCCCAAAAAGGGGTTGCTCCTGAAAATCATCGACTCCACAACGATCCCGTTGAACGTAAACCATTTTAAATGGGCCGAATTCCGGGAGACCAAGGCCGGCGTAAAGCTGCATATACGCTTGGTGTTCGATGAAAACGGCACTCATTACCCCGACAAAGAGGTCATCACGAACGCCAAGGAGCACGACCGTAATCAACTCGAAGTGCTTGTTGACGACAAGGAGGCCATGTATGTTTTCGACCGCGGGTATGTGGATTATGAACGGTTTGACCGCTTCACGGACGATGGGCTTTTCTTCGTCTGTCGGTTGAAGAAGAATGCCGTTCTGCATCCCATCCACACATTCTCCCTTCCGGAAGGGAGTGATGCCCTTTCCGACACGATGGCGTTCGTAGGCGCCAATCCGAACTGTACGGAGAACGTTTTCCGAATCCTTGTCATCCCTGATGGCAAGGGGGGCGAATTGCGGCTGATCACCAATCGTTTCGACATTTCCGCGGAGGAAATCAGCGAAATCTACCGTTCTCGCTGGGCCATCGAATTGTTCTTCAAGTGGCTCAAGCAGCACGTGAAGATCAAGCATTTCTACGGTCAAAGTGAATACGCTGTGAAAAACCAGATTTATCTGGCTCTGATTGCCTATTGTCTGAACGTCCTGATTCAATCGGAAACAAACAGCAGGAAATCCATCTTGGCGATTTCACGTATTCTAGCCGCTAATCTATGGGAGTCGTCCCGGTATTGGCTTCGTAGAATCAGGAGTGGAAGCATACCGTAA
- a CDS encoding response regulator transcription factor — translation MSQLSLNENNYKKILSFMDDIKGEDHNFRKNVLLAFEKWFGFTHVNFWLCDQQNNLVDPITSTTDKTMIKDYLNNYLEMDPLVPYKLEHTIPKRRVIGLLDLQSKKDYEKSEYFNSFFKKYGFYHNTGIFLVKDNRVVGLVDFVTSKNELEINKNEVMSLEIISRYLAQRLHEHCLLKNTEKGGKGGIENSLTPRESEVLRYVKKGYSNKQIAGQLFISVNTVKKHVQSLYDKFEVNNRTSLSFKVHHFEN, via the coding sequence ATGAGCCAACTTTCTTTGAATGAAAACAACTATAAAAAAATACTTTCTTTTATGGATGATATAAAAGGAGAAGATCATAACTTTCGAAAAAACGTCCTACTTGCTTTTGAAAAGTGGTTCGGTTTTACTCATGTGAACTTTTGGCTTTGCGATCAGCAAAATAACCTCGTGGATCCAATTACTTCTACTACGGATAAAACGATGATTAAAGATTATTTAAATAATTATTTAGAAATGGACCCATTAGTTCCGTACAAACTGGAGCATACGATCCCGAAGCGCCGCGTCATTGGGCTTCTCGATCTTCAATCAAAAAAAGACTATGAAAAAAGTGAGTATTTCAATAGTTTCTTTAAAAAGTATGGGTTTTATCACAACACGGGAATATTTTTAGTAAAGGACAACAGGGTTGTTGGATTAGTGGACTTTGTTACGTCAAAAAATGAATTGGAGATTAATAAAAATGAGGTTATGAGTCTTGAAATCATATCAAGATATTTAGCACAGCGATTACATGAACATTGTTTATTGAAAAATACCGAAAAAGGGGGAAAAGGGGGCATTGAAAACTCCCTAACTCCAAGAGAAAGTGAAGTATTACGGTACGTCAAGAAAGGATATTCTAATAAACAAATTGCCGGCCAACTATTTATTAGCGTGAACACTGTAAAGAAACATGTACAGAGCCTCTATGACAAATTTGAGGTTAATAACCGGACAAGCCTCTCTTTTAAGGTGCACCATTTTGAAAATTGA